Proteins encoded within one genomic window of Vicia villosa cultivar HV-30 ecotype Madison, WI unplaced genomic scaffold, Vvil1.0 ctg.000506F_1_1, whole genome shotgun sequence:
- the LOC131629073 gene encoding uncharacterized protein LOC131629073, producing the protein MVSRNLKICLSVSALVLIVVSAIAITLIFTVFKVRDPYIIVELSRVNFLNPDIGPNITIPVLVIIKNSNIGKFNYTDSFSYITFQDTVVGTVPLPAQLVPARGGINVTTHANFMVNELILNPNFFLELQNGGKFSLMSKAELPGKVIVMGFIKMKAMATNQCNISVSILSNDVVSNCTSHIKIFH; encoded by the coding sequence ATGGTGTCTAGAAACCTGAAAATCTGTTTGAGTGTATCTGCATTGGTTCTCATTGTTGTCTCAGCCATCGCTATAACTTTGATTTTTACAGTTTTCAAAGTGAGAGATCCATATATTATTGTCGAACTTTCACGTGTGAATTTCCTTAACCCAGATATAGGTCCAAATATAACTATACCCGTTTTGGTTATAATAAAGAATTCAAATATTGGGAAATTCAATTACACAGATTCCTTTAGCTATATCACTTTTCAAGACACTGTTGTAGGTACCGTTCCACTTCCTGCACAGCTTGTTCCTGCAAGGGGTGGAATTAATGTTACCACTCATGCAAATTTCATGGTTAATGAATTGattctaaaccctaatttttttcttGAACTTCAGAATGGAGGCAAATTTTCATTGATGTCAAAAGCTGAACTTCCTGGTAAAGTGATTGTTATGGGTTTTATCAAAATGAAGGCTATGGCTACTAACCAATGTAACATCTCTGTTAGCATTCTTTCCAATGATGTTGTTAGCAATTGCACTTCTCATATCAAGATTtttcattag
- the LOC131629087 gene encoding uncharacterized protein LOC131629087, producing the protein MVSRNLKVCLSVSAIVLIVVSTINVALFLTVFKVRDPNIILSISRFDLPTTPGISRNISIPVLIIIKNSNYGNFKYIDSFSYITYQDALVGTVPIPSQLVPARGGINVTTHANIMYDELINNPKFVVNGTNFSLMSKAELPGKVIIHSFIKIKMKAMATNQCDISVNITSHDVVSNCISHIKIYL; encoded by the coding sequence ATGGTGTCTAGAAACCTGAAAGTATGTTTGAGTGTATCTGCAATAGTTCTCATTGTTGTCTCAACTATCAATGTAGCCTTGTTTTTAACAGTTTTCAAAGTGAGAGATCCAAATATTATTCTCAGCATTTCACGTTTCGACCTCCCTACTACACCAGGAATATCTCGAAATATATCTATACCCGTTTTGATTATAATAAAGAATTCAAATTATGGGAACTTCAAATATATAGATTCCTTTAGCTATATCACCTATCAAGATGCTCTCGTTGGTACTGTTCCAATTCCTTCACAACTTGTTCCAGCACGTGGTGGAATTAATGTCACCACTCATGCAAATATCATGTACGATGAATTGATCAACAATCCAAAATTTGTTGTTAATGGGACGAACTTTTCATTAATGTCAAAAGCTGAACTTCCTGGTAAAGTCATTATTCAcagttttattaaaattaaaatgaaggcTATGGCTACTAACCAATGTGATATCTCTGTTAATATCACTTCCCATGATGTTGTCAGCAATTGCATATCTCATATCAAGATTTATCTTTAG